A region of the Pseudomonas silesiensis genome:
GCCGGTTTCCAGTTCGCCGGCCATCTGCTGCGCCAGTTCGACGTTGCGCGTGTAGATGGTCGAAGCCAGTCCGAACTCACTGTCATTGGCCAGCGCCAGGGCATGGGCGGCATCTCGTGCGGTGATGATCGAGGCGACCGGGCCGAACAGTTCCTGCTTGAACGAGGTCATCTGGTCAGTGACATCGGCGAATACCGTAGGCTCGTAATAGTTGCCAGGACCTTCAGCCTTCTTGCCGCCCAACAGCAAGGTCGCGCCTTCTTCCAGGGTGTCGCGGACTTGCTGGTCCAGTTCATCACGCAGATCAAAGCGGGCCATGGGACCGATGTAGGTGTCTGCAGCCAGTGGATCGCCGACGACCAGTTGGCGGGTGGCTTCGACGAACTTGCGCGTGAATTCCTCGACGATGCCCTGCTCGACGATCAGGCGCTTGGCTGCCGCGCAGACTTGCCCGGTATTCTGGTAACGGCCAATGACGGCGGCTTTGACTGCTTCGTCCAAGTCGGCGTCGTTGAGCACGATGAACGGGTCCGAGCCACCCAGTTCCAGTACGCATTTCTTCATGGCAGCACCGGCCTGGGCGCCAATGGCCATGCCGGCGCGCACGCTGCCGGTGAGGGTCACCGCAGCGATGCGTGGATCGGCGATCGCCGTGGAGACGCCGTCCGGAGTGACATTGATCACCTCGAACACGCCTTCCGGGAAGTTGGCACGCTGCAAGGCATCGCGCAGCAGGTAGGCCGATCCCATTACATTGGGCGCATGCTTGAGGACGTAGGTATTGCCGGCAATCAAGGCTGGCACCGCACCGCGCAGCACCTGCCAGATCGGGAAGTTCCACGGCATCACCGCGAGAATCGAACCCAGCGGGCGATATTCGATGCGCGCCTTGCCACCTTCGACCAGTGTCGGCTCGGCGGTCAGCATGGCGGGGCCGTGTTCGGCATACCATTCGCACAGCTGTGCGCACTTTTCGATTTCGCCGCGGGCCTGGGTGACCGGCTTGCCCATCTCCACGCTAATCATGTTCGCCATCGTCGCGGCGTTGTCGCGCAGTGTCCGGGCGAGGACGACCAGGGCCCGGGCACGTTGCTCGACCGGTGTACGGCGCCAGACCGAAAACCCGGCAGCGGCGCGGGCGAGGGCGGCATCCAGGTCTGATGCGGACTGGAAAGGGTAGTGGCCGATCTGCTCGCCAGTGGCGGGATTGATCGAAATGGCATGGGTGACGCTGGAAACCTGGGTCATGGCACCGTCCTGCTGGGTGGGTATAGGCTCAGATTAAGCTGGCGGACGAATTCTGGAAACTGAATAATACTGAGCACATCGTTCACGTTTGGAGAATGACTTGGATCTGGTACAGCTCGAGATTTTCAAAGCCGTGGCCGAGCACGGCAGTATCAGCGTGGCCGCCCAGCACATTCACCGGGTGCCTTCGAACCTGACGACGCGGATCAAGCAGCTGGAGCTGGATCTGGGCGTGGACCTGTTTATCCGCGAGAAAAGCCGTCTGCGGCTGTCTCCGGCCGGCTGGAGTTTTCTCGATTACGCCCGGCGCATCCTTGACCTGGTCCAGGAAGCCCGGGCCACGGTGGCGGGCGAGGAACCTCAGGGCTCGTTCCCCTTGGGTTCGCTGGAGAGCACCGCGGCGGTACGCATTCCCGAGCTGTTGGCCGCCTATAACCAGCGCTACGCCAAGGTCGAACTGGACCTGTCCACCGGCCCTTCCGGGACCATGATCGACGGTGTGCTGTCGGGCCGGCTGGCCGCCGCCTTTGTCGACGGTCCGGTGTTGCACCCGGCACTGGAAGGGGTGCCCGCGTTCGAGGAAGAGATGGTGCTTATCGCGCCGCTGAACCATGGCCCCATTCTTCGCGCACAGGACGTCAATGGCGAGAGCATTTATGCCTTCCGCTCCAATTGTTCCTATCGGCATCATTTCGAAAGCTGGTTCGCCAAGGACGCCGCGGTGCCTGGGCGGATTTTCGAGATGGAGTCCTATCACGGCATGCTGGCCTGCGTCAGCGCCGGGGCCGGCCTGGCGCTGATGCCGCGCAGCATGCTCGAGAGCATGCCGGGGTGCGCCACGGTGAGTGTCTGGCCGTTGTCGGAGTCGTTCCGGTTCCTGCGCACCTGGCTGGTGTGGCGCCGGGGTACGGTGTCGCAAAGCCTGACCATGTTCGTGCGCCTGCTGGAGGAGCGAGGGGTGGTGCAGGAGAACGCGTAGCAAACGGGAGCAGGTTGCTGCTCCCTTTGCATGCCCGGCGCTGAAAAAGCTGGTGGCAGTTCGCGAGTGCGGATGGCTTGGGCGGCGGGTTATCGGGTCGCGGCTAGATCACCCCGGCTGCACGCATTTGTTCGATGCGGTCCGCCCCCAGACCCGGTTTCCTCATGTGGGGTATCTCTCTTGTTATTAGAAAGAGCGCGGCAGCCCGAGCAGGTGTTCGGCGACGTACGACAGGATCAGGTTGGTGGAGATGGGGGCGACCTGGTACAGCCGGGTTTCGCGGAACTTGCGCTCGACGTCGTATTCGCAGGCGAAACCGAATCCGCCGTGGGTCTGCAGGCAGGCGTTGGCGGCCTCCCAGGAGGCTTTGGCGGCCAGGTACTTGGCCATGTTGGCGCTGGCCCCGGCGTTCTTGCCGCTGTCGTATTCCTCACAGGCGCGCCAGCGCATCAGGTCGGCGGCCTCGATCTCGATATGGGCTTCGGCAATCGGGAATTGCACGCCCTGGTTCTGCCCGATCGGGCGCCCGAAGACCACGCGATCACGGGCATAGGCGCTGGCTTTTTCGATGAACCAGCGACCGTCGCCAATGCACTCGGCAGCGATCAGCGTGCGTTCGGCGTTGAGGCCGTCGAGGATGTAGCGGAAGCCTTTGCCTTCCTCCCCGATCAGGCTGTCGGCAGGGATTTCCAGGTTGTCGAAGAACAGCTCGTTGGTCTCGTGGTTGACCATGTTGGCGATGGGTTGCACGGTCATGCCGTTGCCGATGGCTTCACGCAGGTCGACCAGGAAGATCGACATGCCTTCGGACTTTTTCTTCACCTCGGCCAAGGGCGTGGTGCGTGCCAGCAGGATCATCAGGTCGGAATGCTGGACCCGCGAGATCCATACTTTCTGGCCGCTGATCACGTACTTGTCGCCGCGCTTGATGGCGGTGGTCTTGATCCTGGTGGTGTCGGTTCCGGTAGTCGGCTCGGTGACACCCATCGATTGCAGGCGCAATTCACCGCTGGCCAGTTTCGGCAGGTAATAGCTTTTCTGCGCCTCACTGCCGTGACGCAACAGGGTGAACATGTTGTACATCTGCCCGTGAACGGTGCCGGAGTTGCCCCCGCACGCGTTCACTTCCTCAAGGATCACCGAGGCTTCGGCGAGACCGAGGCCGGAGCCGCCGTATTCGACCGGGATCATCGCCGCGAGCCAGCCGGCGTCGGTCAGGGCCTTGACGAAGGTTTCCGGGAAGCCTTTGTCTTCGTCGACCTTGCGCCAGTAAGCCGCATCGAATTCGGCGCACAGGGCGCGTACGCCCTCGCGGATGGCCGTGAGTTCTTCAGAGTTGCGGGCAGTCATTATTATTCTCCTCAGCGCGTCACGCACGGCATCTGCCCTGCGTGACCGGGTCCGGGCAAAGAGCAATCAGATCGGGTTGAAACCCAGGGCAGCACGAAAGCGATTCTTGACGTAGTGACCGTCACGGGGTGGCAGCACCCGTGGCGGGTTTTGCGCCTTGATCTTGATCGTCGCGAGCTTGACCCCATCACGGGTTGCAAAGCGCTCGCGCAGGTCGTGCACGCCTTCCATGTCGCGGATTTCATCGGTCCAGCTGAAGCCGCACGTCTTCGCCACCTGGTCCAGGGAGATACCAAAACCGGCGTGACTGACCTGCATGCCGGTTTCACCAAAGTGACCGTTATCCAACACCGCGATAGTCAGGTTGGCGGGTTTTTGCAGCGCTACTGTGGCCAGCGCCCCGAACCCCATGAGCAGCTCGCCGTCACCGGTGACCACCACCACCGACTTGTCCGGCTGGGCGTTGGCCAGGCCGAGGCCGACGGTGATGGCGCTGCCCATGGCCGCCCACAGGTAATAATTCAGATCGTTGTCCCCGGCAGCCATGACGTCGTAGGACGCCGAGCCCAGGCCGGTCACCACCAGCACGTCTTTACGGTCGGCCAGCAAAGCCTTGACCACTTCGCGGCGGCACAGGCTGTGGTTTGCGCTTACTTGACCCATTTCTTTTCTCCAATCAGGCGCTGACCGAGCAGCAGGGCAGTGGACGAATCACCGTTGAAGGCCATGGTCGCGGCACCATGCAGCAGCGGGGCGACATCTTCCGGGACGTCAGCGCGCCAGGTCATGACTTTCATCAGGTTCAGGGAGGCTTCAGTGGCTTGGCCCATGGGGTTCTGCCAGGCGTTGAACTCGGCCCAGTCGCCGCGCATGGTCACCACCATCAACAACGGGAAGCCGGCGCAGACTTGCAGGGCCAGGGTGTTGATGCAGTTGCCGACGCCGCTGGACTGCATCAACAGCGCGCCGCGTTCTCCACCCAGCCAGGCGCCGGCGAGGTAGCCGATGCCTTCTTCTTCGGTGGTGAGGACGACCGCCTTGATGTCAGGGTCTGCGTACGACATGCGGATGGCCGCCGAGTGACCTGCATCCGGTACGAAGACCACGTGTTTGACGTCGTGGGCCTTGAGCACGCGAAACACGTCCTCCTGCCAGTCTTGTCCTACGGTGTGTTCGGCTTCTGTTGACATGCCAATCTCTCCCAAGCAGTGCTGCTTTTGTGTTTTCACACATTCTGGGAGTGCTGGAAGTGAACTGCGACTACCGTTTTTGTCTTTGAGATATGCCCGATTGGTATAGCTTGGCTGACCCCGGATCAACGCTGGCTGTAGGAGCAAGCTTGCTCGCGATGGACGTTAACGATAACGCGGGTTTCCTGGATAAACACGACGCACTCAGGTTCTTCGTCGGAACGCCGCCCGGAGCGAGCTCCTACTTCAAGGGGGCGCGGTATCCGTTATGCATTGTTTCAGTCGATCCGAATCCGTGCCGCTGCCTTCGCTGTGATCAATGTCGCCGTTGGCATCGAGGTAGATGTGTGTGTTGGGCCATTTCGGGGTTATGTTGACGCAGTGTCGGAGATCGCCATCGTTCCACCAGGAAATTTCCATGAAGAACTTCTCATCTGGAGACAAGAAGCCGTAATCACGTGTGCCGCCCCCAGGTTGCATCCGTCCTTTGAATATCCGGTGCTGTACGTTCCAGATGTACTTAAGTTGCTCCTTCGCGTCTTTGGAGTAGTGAACGGTCACAGTAGGCAATGCAATATCCCAATGGGTGATGGCCAGAAACAAAGCCGGGATCCACAGCCATCGCATGTACCGAGTTCGGGGTTTACTTGCAGATGTGGACACGAATTCCATCCCCCCAGTTCACGGGTGCAACCGCAAGCACTTCATTCATGATCATCTTCGCGGTGATCCCCCCGTTGGGGTGCTGCTTGTAGAGTTTAATGCCGATACTGATTGAGACTCTGTCAGCAACATCGTCCCATGACCGAAGCTCCGTCCATGGACTGGCCGTTGGGCGAGGGCCGGGGAGTTTTCTCTCCTGGTTGGGCTTTGCCAGTTCGGCAACCTTTCTCGCAGA
Encoded here:
- a CDS encoding aldehyde dehydrogenase family protein — its product is MTQVSSVTHAISINPATGEQIGHYPFQSASDLDAALARAAAGFSVWRRTPVEQRARALVVLARTLRDNAATMANMISVEMGKPVTQARGEIEKCAQLCEWYAEHGPAMLTAEPTLVEGGKARIEYRPLGSILAVMPWNFPIWQVLRGAVPALIAGNTYVLKHAPNVMGSAYLLRDALQRANFPEGVFEVINVTPDGVSTAIADPRIAAVTLTGSVRAGMAIGAQAGAAMKKCVLELGGSDPFIVLNDADLDEAVKAAVIGRYQNTGQVCAAAKRLIVEQGIVEEFTRKFVEATRQLVVGDPLAADTYIGPMARFDLRDELDQQVRDTLEEGATLLLGGKKAEGPGNYYEPTVFADVTDQMTSFKQELFGPVASIITARDAAHALALANDSEFGLASTIYTRNVELAQQMAGELETGGVFINGYCASDPRVTFGGVKKSGFGRELSHFGVREFCNAQTVWLDRR
- the ptrR gene encoding putrescine utilization regulator PtrR encodes the protein MDLVQLEIFKAVAEHGSISVAAQHIHRVPSNLTTRIKQLELDLGVDLFIREKSRLRLSPAGWSFLDYARRILDLVQEARATVAGEEPQGSFPLGSLESTAAVRIPELLAAYNQRYAKVELDLSTGPSGTMIDGVLSGRLAAAFVDGPVLHPALEGVPAFEEEMVLIAPLNHGPILRAQDVNGESIYAFRSNCSYRHHFESWFAKDAAVPGRIFEMESYHGMLACVSAGAGLALMPRSMLESMPGCATVSVWPLSESFRFLRTWLVWRRGTVSQSLTMFVRLLEERGVVQENA
- a CDS encoding acyl-CoA dehydrogenase family protein, producing MTARNSEELTAIREGVRALCAEFDAAYWRKVDEDKGFPETFVKALTDAGWLAAMIPVEYGGSGLGLAEASVILEEVNACGGNSGTVHGQMYNMFTLLRHGSEAQKSYYLPKLASGELRLQSMGVTEPTTGTDTTRIKTTAIKRGDKYVISGQKVWISRVQHSDLMILLARTTPLAEVKKKSEGMSIFLVDLREAIGNGMTVQPIANMVNHETNELFFDNLEIPADSLIGEEGKGFRYILDGLNAERTLIAAECIGDGRWFIEKASAYARDRVVFGRPIGQNQGVQFPIAEAHIEIEAADLMRWRACEEYDSGKNAGASANMAKYLAAKASWEAANACLQTHGGFGFACEYDVERKFRETRLYQVAPISTNLILSYVAEHLLGLPRSF
- a CDS encoding thiamine pyrophosphate-dependent enzyme codes for the protein MGQVSANHSLCRREVVKALLADRKDVLVVTGLGSASYDVMAAGDNDLNYYLWAAMGSAITVGLGLANAQPDKSVVVVTGDGELLMGFGALATVALQKPANLTIAVLDNGHFGETGMQVSHAGFGISLDQVAKTCGFSWTDEIRDMEGVHDLRERFATRDGVKLATIKIKAQNPPRVLPPRDGHYVKNRFRAALGFNPI
- a CDS encoding thiamine pyrophosphate-binding protein gives rise to the protein MSTEAEHTVGQDWQEDVFRVLKAHDVKHVVFVPDAGHSAAIRMSYADPDIKAVVLTTEEEGIGYLAGAWLGGERGALLMQSSGVGNCINTLALQVCAGFPLLMVVTMRGDWAEFNAWQNPMGQATEASLNLMKVMTWRADVPEDVAPLLHGAATMAFNGDSSTALLLGQRLIGEKKWVK